TACAGTGATACAATATTGGGAGTAGACAGCACTCAAGATATTTCAGCATGGGGAATGAAAATAAGAACTCGACCAATGGATGACCCTGGAACAAGTCTGTATGCAAATAATGGGTTCTTGGAAGCAACCATGACTTTCGCGAATCCACTTACCCCCTGGCTAACAGGATTATCGGATGAAGAAGGTATCAATAACAAAAACTGGATTCGTTCAGGTACATCATTAATAGGAAGCCCTCCCGGAAGTTATTTTAGTGATGCAACAGGGTTAGAAACAGACTCAAGTGAGGCATACGAAAATTCGATCAATGGCACATGGGCACCTTACCGCTTGTGCGCTTATTCAACTCCTCCTTTTACTGTTTGCAAAGGTGGGCCCGCTTGGCCAACAAACATTTCTTTAAATAAACTAGCCAACATTGCTAGCGTAGATGTGGTCATTACAAGCGATCAAAGTAAATGGACACGTTGTCCAGTTATCGAAGAACAAGAATCTACATCACTTGCATTAGGGGGAGCAGAAAAATTATCAATGAGAAATTCTCTTTCTGTCGATAAAAATGGCGTTGCAAATTTCCCGTCTGCTCAAAATAGTGACTTCCCAACCGGCATGGGCTGGTTTCCGGGTTATGCAATCAATTTGGAAACAGGCGAACGTCTAAATATGGCTTTTGGTGAAGACTCCTGGCTCACGACAGAAAATGGATCAGATATGAAATGGAATCCGACTTCTATAATTGATAGTGCTAACGTAATTTTTGGAGGGAAGCACTATATCTACATTTTCGGGCATAATGGAGATGCGACATTTTCTCCTTCAGACATAGGTCTTCCAAACGGATTAAGAGATATCCCATTATACGATCAGGGTGCGGCACTTCATGATCTCTTCATTGCGTCAACAGGTTTTACTGGTAGCGCGGGTATAGCTTATAAAAGCGAAATATATACTGATGCAATGTGGGTGAATATCCCCTTGCTAAATCCCGGTTATACATTACTGCAAACAGATGTCAATATTCGTTTACGAGTAAGTAAAAAATATCGCCAGTATGCAACGAACAATGCGAATGCAAATAATCCAATGTATACATTTAATGCAGGAACTATTATAGGAATTAATGATGTTGACTACAACAATTCTCTTTCCATATATCCCAATCCTGCTGCTGATAACATCACGATCAGCTTCACATCTTCATCCAAAAATATTTCCATAAAAATTTACGATGCAAGAGGACGATTGGTAAAAAGCATAAATTCGGTAAAATCGGGCGAGAATACGATTCCTTTGAATGAATTGGGAAATGGCTTATATTTGGTTAATGTAGGTGATGGAAAATCATCTGTTACAAAGCGATTTGTAAAACAATAAAATCACTCCTTCACATAATAATTACAACAATGAAAAAATTATACACACTTATTGCATTTGCAGGAATTTCTCTAAGCCTGATTGCTCAATCAATTGATAAAAGCAACCTTACTTTTACGAAAAAAACAACTGCTTTTCCAAATATCCGGAGCGGAGAAAGACTCATGGGCCCTGACACGCTAGGACTAGTTAATTTCACTGATTTTCTTCCCGAATTTAGATCTATAAATCCTTATTTATATGCATATTCATTCGGAGGTTACGTTTATGGTAATAATAAAGATACTATGAATGTTTGTGCTCAAGGATACTCAAATTTAAATAATACTCCAGTTCGCGTCATTGGAGTATATCTTTGGTTTGGAGCAAAGCATTCGGATCTAAGTAGTTCGCCATCTTCAAAAGTAGTAGTGAAAGCATTGGGAATTTCTGCAAATAAAGCAATAAATACAGATAGTTCAGGTACGTTCAATTCAACTGTATTCAACTGGCCTGGGCCAAATACTGGCAATACTTTACCTGATGCATCGGCAGATATATTATTTTCGAATATTGATACCATTGGCAACCTCAATTATGTGAGCTTCGCAGTTCCACCTGTTTATACAGATGATTTTGCCGTAGGAGTAGATTTTTCAGGACTTGCAG
This portion of the Bacteroidota bacterium genome encodes:
- a CDS encoding T9SS type A sorting domain-containing protein, which translates into the protein MKKLIISLVVVTTISANTFAQNGPKLRRIEGKGNDGQILDFVNGMHDSILQSSTNKYDFPLYDNNKGPVYVDIYNPALTPAGDFAIIFDDTTTHSIANDLTDYSSRWHIVHLPTSTTFYSDTILGVDSTQDISAWGMKIRTRPMDDPGTSLYANNGFLEATMTFANPLTPWLTGLSDEEGINNKNWIRSGTSLIGSPPGSYFSDATGLETDSSEAYENSINGTWAPYRLCAYSTPPFTVCKGGPAWPTNISLNKLANIASVDVVITSDQSKWTRCPVIEEQESTSLALGGAEKLSMRNSLSVDKNGVANFPSAQNSDFPTGMGWFPGYAINLETGERLNMAFGEDSWLTTENGSDMKWNPTSIIDSANVIFGGKHYIYIFGHNGDATFSPSDIGLPNGLRDIPLYDQGAALHDLFIASTGFTGSAGIAYKSEIYTDAMWVNIPLLNPGYTLLQTDVNIRLRVSKKYRQYATNNANANNPMYTFNAGTIIGINDVDYNNSLSIYPNPAADNITISFTSSSKNISIKIYDARGRLVKSINSVKSGENTIPLNELGNGLYLVNVGDGKSSVTKRFVKQ